The Saccharomyces mikatae IFO 1815 strain IFO1815 genome assembly, chromosome: 15 DNA window AGTCAGGATTTGACCCTTGTTGGGCTTACCATCCTTGGTTCCTGTACCCTTGGCCTTGCTGGATAGACCCGAAGCACCTGGAGTAGACTCACTCAACGTGTCATTGCTGCCAGAGTTGCCGTAATAGTCCCTGAAGAAGTCTTTGGGGATGATACTCAATAGTTCCTGGATACGGTCGTTAATTTTGTCTCTACGCTTGCGATCGTTCTTGAAATTGGCACCACAAGATCCAGTGTCAGTGCCAGCTGGAATGCTACTCATGTTTGCTGGCTTGcgttctttctttgttccCTATGTGATGTCTGTTGTGTGTGTGGAGGAACTCATTTCTGTTCTTTTACTCAAAATTTTCGGTGGCGCCTTTTTCCGTTTCTAGTAACAAATGATTATACTTCTATAATATAAGATGACACGATACTACATATGCTAAATGATCTAGGGGTTATCACCGTCATCGTCGTGGCCTTTGAAGGCGATGACAGTGCATTCTTTCTCATATCCTGGTATTTGTATGTAGTCCACGCCATGGGATTCTAGCTTATTCAAGCTTGTATTGTTCTTAACAAATGTATCAGGCTCCATGACCCCCACGAAGACGGTGCCAATGGCCCCGTGAGTGGCCAAGATCCTATCGCAACAGGGTAGATTGCCACTCAATCTGAAAGAGCACGGTTCCATGGTTGTGTAGAGTACGGTTCCCCTAGGGACTATGGTTGGGCAGTCTGGGTGCAATTGTGAGTACTTCATCAGGGCACACTGCTCTGCATGAGTGTTCCCAGGTAGCTCTCTTGAATATCCTGTAGAAAGCACTTGATTGCCATGGACAAGAACAGCACCTACACTGAAGGCAGTCTTTGTTGGCCCACATTTGTCAGCCTCCTTGACGGCCATTTCCATGTATTTGCGGTGCGGTTCTATGGCCCATTCTGGAAATCTTGTCTTGTAACTCCAGAGAGGTTTCTGCGTATCTGGGTCCCTCTCCAAGGACTCGTACCGAAAGGCATGCAGCCAGAGATCCAGGTCATTGGTACCAGGATTTGCGTACATTTCAGCCTCGCATTCTTCACATTGACGACCAAGCAAATACTCTCCTTCGCTATGAGGATGAATCCAGCTCTCGGCAGGCTTGGTCTTTCCAATAGCGTCTAGTTTCAAAACGATGTCGTCATAGTTTTTGAGACCATTGCGACCCAATTCTGGGCCCCAGATATCTAGGTTCGAGTATATAGGATCATTAGCTATGGGAAAGCCTAAATACTGTAAGTGAACTCTTATTTGATGTGTTCTACCCGTCAATGGCTTACATTTCACGACACTTGTCTGTCCATCATAGCTGattctttggaaaacagTCTTAGCATGCTTCGCATTCTCGTCACTCATTTCGCAAACAGCATTCAACGCAACTTTAGGATTAATAGATCTGACAGGCTTGTTCACTTCCATTATACCTATCGGGAACTCGCCCTTCACACGGGCTACATACTCTTTGGTGACCTCCCTCGCTTTCATTTGGTCTCCCATTTTGTCTGCACCTTGAGGAGTCTTCGCCAAAAACATTAATCCGCTCGTAGGTTTGTCCAGTCGATTACATGGATGCACCGAATATCCTAACTGTCTTTCAAGCATCTTTGTAATGGTATTGAATCTGTATCTACCTGTTGGATGTACAGGAATACTGCTGGGTTTGTCAATGACGAGAATATCCTTGTCTTCAAACACAATATCTATAGGCTTAGATGTGACTGGCGGTTCATGTCGATGTACTTTATGAGTGATCAAATCACCATCATGAATAATAGTATCAAGGTTTGCCGGTTCATCGTTTAAGTAGACTTTTCCTTCCGCAATGGTTTTTACATAATAACTTGGCTCACGGTCTCTGAATTCACTCACAAACACATCTATTAACTTACGATCCCTCCATCTCTCCTTGCAAAAAGTCTTGTAGGTGAAGAAATACGGTACTATCTTTCTCAAAGGTCCGTCAATTGCAACTTCATAATCCGGATCTACTTTTTTGGTCTTACGCCCATCAGTTTGGATAACTCTCAACCTAAATCCACTTGCATCTTTAACCTTGGAGTTAGTTTCAACCTTACTATTATTTCTGTTTGCATCCTTTCTGAGCCTCACTTCCTTCGCAGACTCAATTTCcttattcaataaaatgTTGAATTCGTTGCTTGATTGACTTGTGGAGCCCTCCATTTTCACAATCAGACTTCCTAATACTGGTTGTTTTTTCAACGTCcttctcttctcttcctTTCTACCTCTCAGAATTTATTAGCTTTGCTcgtttttttcattttttcacaACTTACGTATTGAAATGATATAGAGTATAGAAAGGTATAGGAAtagaaataagaaaataaggAATAATGGTACAACTTCATGTTACCTGTGTCAAAAGTAAATGGAAAATTATAAATACATGGGCACAGGTTACTTTACAGGATTTTTAACAgtaaatataataatatagaTCCCAATATCCAATAATGTGCGTTTTTACTTATGAGCCAACCACAGTACCCAATGACTGCATCGCCAATTTCTCCCATTAGGCCGTAACTCCAGGCTAGATGGTACTCTTCTACATTTAGCGACAACGACTCCACCCCTCCTGTAGACCTTGGTAACGCTACAGTGAGATTAACAGGTTGATGATCACTGAATAATAGAGCATTGGATCTAGAGACAGAGCGGTACGTACTTTCTTGTTCTGATATTGGCGTagaatattctttgtatAGAATCCTATCGCACCATGATGGAATTCTTTTTgtgttgtatttttcttcctcaaaTAACTTGAACTTGTAAGTTGGTGGAAACTTTATCTCTAATTCTTGGAAACCCTTACATAATGGTTCACCCTCGCTTCTACGTAGCAGATTTAGCTCTTCGTAATTTTCTAATAAACGTCTCAATGTCGTCGCGGAAGAATAGTCAGTAGCAGGATCGTAAGCACTACCCACCCTGAAATTTAAATCGcctagaaagaaaaagtgtTCGCTTTTGGCAATCTCAGAATCGCATAGTTCACTCATGATTCGTTTGTAGTCATTTATTCTCTGGTTTCTATTGTTGACACCTTCATTTGCATTTAAATGTGCGCAAATATAAGTAAATCTTTCCCAGTTTTCATCTCCACTACGTGCCATTTTGAAGCTTATTAAAGTTCCGCCTTTCAAATTCGTATTAAACCAACCGCATTTGCCATTTCTCTTTATAATACTTCCTTTCACATTTAGCGCTTTATTGTTGTATAATACTATTATAGTGATGGCACCAAGGCTGTTCACCCCTAAACACGAGTACTGCTCATCCCCTTGGAGAGCCATCACCTTTTCATTTAAGCAATCAACTGCAGTGGTTGTAATTCCATCGATTAAGTCACGATTCACAGTAGGGAAAGAGCCTTGCCATATGGGAACTAGTTCTTGAAAGCCCAAAACATATACATCTTGCATTTCCAGTTGAGAGATGCCGTTATCATAAGGAAAGAGCAATTGCTTAACGATTGCTTTCGAATTTTCAACAGGAAACTCTTTACCGCAATTGAATGTGGTGACTGATAccttccattttcttttgttcattGGTTAAAACTATGTTGGGGTTTGGCCCCTTCCTTTCCTATCTGCTAGTATTTGCCCTTCAATTTTAAAagtattgttttctttttcacgATGTAATGACAAATGGAAAAAGCTATTCTTCATATAGTATATAAGCATAGACATACATAGAcacaaatatatatatgtatatgcttATGTATTCATGTCTATCAATTAAGtaaagtatatatatattttagGCCTTTCTTGATTCAATAACAGCGCATGATGTAGATACAACCAAATCATGCAACTTGCGTGGTCCACTTGACGCTATAACTCCCTTAGTAGCCAATGTTCTACCGTTTCCGAAGTCTAGGGGGACATTTTGCATTGCATCTGTATGAATACCACCAGCTTCGTGGACAATAACGTTACCTGCGGCATGATCCCAGATCTTTTCCTGGTAAGAAAGCTTGATTGGTAAACGTAAGTATACGTCGGCTAAGCCCAAGGCCAACAAACAGTATTTGGCTTGAGAATCCAGGTGCAAAGATTGAGATATATTTAGCTTGTTTTTGATGGCGGTTTGTTCATCATGAGACGAGTGTCCCTTTTCTACCCCCTCCAAAGTAATCATGTCCTTGGTATCCTTCAAGTGTCTAACATGAATTTTGGTCCACGATTCAGCATCTGAAGATGGAGAGTAGAAGGCACCTGAACCTCTAACAGCACGGAAAATGTAACCAAATGATTCATGACCTTTCAAATCTTGAGCTCCATAAGAATTCAAAACCAAGTTTGGACACCCAATACAGCCAAGCTGGACAACACCATCTACGATTAATGCCAAACATACTGCGAACTGTTCACCTCTCAAAAACCCCTTGGTACCGTCAATAGGGTCCAAACACCAGAACCTTCCCTTTCTGCCACCTTCGTAGTTGCCGAAGTCGATGATTTGTCTGACATCTTCCAAAGACTTTAGTGGGAACTGATCACTGGTAAACTgaaaatctttttttttataaatcTTGTCGTAGATTTCATCATTAGCTTTTATTTCGTCTAAAATCCCTGAGACGAATGTATCGCTCAACCCAGATGATGATTCTTCACCTACCACATTATCGTTCGGGAAATTACTCTTGATGGCATTGATTATAATGGTCTGGGCAGCATAATCACCAGTAGTGACTGGTGAATTGTCACTCTTGGTGATAGTAGTGGAATCTCTATGAGAGATCACTTCAGATTGAATTCTTTTCGTCAATAGAGACGCCTTACGTACAGCTTGCGTTGCAATCAACAATTCCCTTTCAAATGCCATCCTGAAGTGTCACGATTGTTTAATTTGTTCTCTAAGTTTCTCCGTACTACTTATTGACAACTAAAATTAAATGTAAACGTTCTTTATATGTGTGGCATGgttcttttcttgcaaaTTCAAAGCAAAAATTCACCACGTGATATTGCTAACTTAAGTCATCTGTGTATTTCAGTAAGAAATGTATTATGTAGACGGCTATGTAACTGACAAAATATGCTATAACTGAGTATTTTCATGCTCAGTGGTGATCTTAAACGCTCTTAAGGTGCCTCTTGACGCTACATAAAGGGTGGCATATCCCTTATGCTTCAAGTCTTCGCCGCCAGCTGTGTAAGTGTAATCTAGACCGCATATATCACCCATGGGAAAATATACATCGCACACACCGCAGTACGTGTTTGAGTTCTCTCCATCCACACCGTGAATACGCGCATCAAACAAGTTTCTATTGCACTTGCACTCTAGACTAGGGTTAACAGGGTCTTGGACTTCCCATCCAAGAATGTACTCTTGTCGAAACGAATAGATACCTCTGTACTCTGTTAATCTTAGTAACGAAATAAGACCCAGTTGTGAGGCTACAGCTATACAATTTAGTTCCTTGATGTGACACACAAAATTTATTCTGTTCAATGCCTGCAGTAAAGACTTCGAGGTACATGACACGACACCATCGAGAGGAAAAATCTCGTGAGGTGTCGCTGATATAATTATGAGCGGATACGCTTTCATCAGCACCAACCTATTTGCTGTGGTtaggaagaaaaagtcaTAATGCATTTCAGATAGTTGATACCCAAGGGGCGAATCTTCTGAGCCTGGCACAACTGACTCCAATAATCTTTTGACGTTTCTGACGTAATTATGAAACCCCCAAGAATTTTGTGAATCTGATTTCAGGTGAACACGCTGTTCAGTCTCCCTGTACCTGCGTTGGAAACTTGTCAAGTTGTTGGcagattcttcattttcaggGTCGCTGTTGACTCCATCATCCTCTGCCCAGTTCAGTTGAGCGCTACTACAAATCTCCGGGTTCCTTAAAACTGTGCTCAAATCCTTGCCAAAAAGTGTTCTCCAATCGGCTGCAGCATCAGTGTTGTACCATAGAAAATTGCCAGATTCAATAATCGGTAAGTGATTTACTGAACTTAGCGATTTAAATTCTTTCGAAGTTTGTAGTTGTCTTTGTTTAtccattttcaaatttcgaATACTTCGATTAAACTCCCTAGACATCTCTTCAATATCGTTTTCTATATCTGTAAGCTTGTAAGTGAACGGCTCACAAGTTTTTCTGTCAGAAGCACTCTGATATTGTGACGATTTATTTCTTCCATTGGGTATTATAAGTTGTGGAAATGTGCTGATAATATCTCTGTACTTCGAAAATCCACGATCATTAGCTGGATAATTTTTGTAACCAAAATTATCCCAAAATGTCCATTGTTGTAAATGTTCACATGAAAGGATTTTTGTTACTCTATCATTCATATCACCTAAGTCACCAGCATGTAGAATAAGCGCAAATTCCTCTCTACTGTGTTCGTATTTTATTGAACCAGCTGTCGTATAGTCTCTATC harbors:
- the MET22 gene encoding 3'(2'),5'-bisphosphate nucleotidase (similar to Saccharomyces cerevisiae MET22 (YOL064C); ancestral locus Anc_3.157); this encodes MAFERELLIATQAVRKASLLTKRIQSEVISHRDSTTITKSDNSPVTTGDYAAQTIIINAIKSNFPNDNVVGEESSSGLSDTFVSGILDEIKANDEIYDKIYKKKDFQFTSDQFPLKSLEDVRQIIDFGNYEGGRKGRFWCLDPIDGTKGFLRGEQFAVCLALIVDGVVQLGCIGCPNLVLNSYGAQDLKGHESFGYIFRAVRGSGAFYSPSSDAESWTKIHVRHLKDTKDMITLEGVEKGHSSHDEQTAIKNKLNISQSLHLDSQAKYCLLALGLADVYLRLPIKLSYQEKIWDHAAGNVIVHEAGGIHTDAMQNVPLDFGNGRTLATKGVIASSGPRKLHDLVVSTSCAVIESRKA
- the INP54 gene encoding phosphoinositide 5-phosphatase INP54 (similar to Saccharomyces cerevisiae INP54 (YOL065C); ancestral locus Anc_3.155); this translates as MNKRKWKVSVTTFNCGKEFPVENSKAIVKQLLFPYDNGISQLEMQDVYVLGFQELVPIWQGSFPTVNRDLIDGITTTAVDCLNEKVMALQGDEQYSCLGVNSLGAITIIVLYNNKALNVKGSIIKRNGKCGWFNTNLKGGTLISFKMARSGDENWERFTYICAHLNANEGVNNRNQRINDYKRIMSELCDSEIAKSEHFFFLGDLNFRVGSAYDPATDYSSATTLRRLLENYEELNLLRRSEGEPLCKGFQELEIKFPPTYKFKLFEEEKYNTKRIPSWCDRILYKEYSTPISEQESTYRSVSRSNALLFSDHQPVNLTVALPRSTGGVESLSLNVEEYHLAWSYGLMGEIGDAVIGYCGWLISKNAHYWILGSILLYLLLKIL
- the RIB2 gene encoding bifunctional DRAP deaminase/tRNA pseudouridine synthase RIB2 (similar to Saccharomyces cerevisiae PUS9 (YDL036C) and RIB2 (YOL066C); ancestral locus Anc_3.154), whose product is MEGSTSQSSNEFNILLNKEIESAKEVRLRKDANRNNSKVETNSKVKDASGFRLRVIQTDGRKTKKVDPDYEVAIDGPLRKIVPYFFTYKTFCKERWRDRKLIDVFVSEFRDREPSYYVKTIAEGKVYLNDEPANLDTIIHDGDLITHKVHRHEPPVTSKPIDIVFEDKDILVIDKPSSIPVHPTGRYRFNTITKMLERQLGYSVHPCNRLDKPTSGLMFLAKTPQGADKMGDQMKAREVTKEYVARVKGEFPIGIMEVNKPVRSINPKVALNAVCEMSDENAKHAKTVFQRISYDGQTSVVKCKPLTGRTHQIRVHLQYLGFPIANDPIYSNLDIWGPELGRNGLKNYDDIVLKLDAIGKTKPAESWIHPHSEGEYLLGRQCEECEAEMYANPGTNDLDLWLHAFRYESLERDPDTQKPLWSYKTRFPEWAIEPHRKYMEMAVKEADKCGPTKTAFSVGAVLVHGNQVLSTGYSRELPGNTHAEQCALMKYSQLHPDCPTIVPRGTVLYTTMEPCSFRLSGNLPCCDRILATHGAIGTVFVGVMEPDTFVKNNTSLNKLESHGVDYIQIPGYEKECTVIAFKGHDDDGDNP